The DNA region tccgccatcttggattataGTAAACAGACAAACAGGAAGATGTTGTTAATGGGCAATCACagttataaatacaataaatcaaaacatctaaattttgtcatgtactgcaagagtaataaatgaaatataattacctcacaaaaataaatacttgcaataacgacaacaacactatttttcaataattaaatgcgATATCGCTACTTTTTCACTTTGCCACTGAATAAACCGTAAAGTGGCAAGTAACACGAgttctatatttgttataaagttttatcaatgtattttatacctgttacaagtactggtattcttccaatattaaacaataaatgttttatacagaCGTTAACTAACATGTGCTTTTCAAACCTTGCATTCGGCAATTGTGTAACGCATGTGAGTGGCGCTACCAGTCTTCCGGTGCGGTCTCTACAACTCGCTCACtaccaactcgccccaaaaccaactcgtCCCAGTGTTTTGACTGTTcgtaaataattgtgacaaaCTTAAAATTGGATGTCTACAACTTTGGGACGGCAAAATGTTTGAATATGTCCTGGAGTAGCAATCAAGGCTGCTGGACTCTGTCCCTAGGACTGCGTACTTGAACattaattagatatatatagGGACATCAATGActataattatgaaataaacATATTCAGTCACGTTTAAAGCTTCGCTATGTCTTTTACCCgataatatacaataatgtgCCATTTCTTTTCGATAGCTAAAGAGGCGATACCCCCACCGTATACCATgcacaagaaaaaaaaaccgaaccaaaattataatggtcacatggtataccaacgtctgttaAGTTGAAATGGGAAGATCCCCTCTGAAATTacattagaccttgtctgctcaacatggttatgtccattgtaatcTGAATTGTCATTCCACGGAAataactgtatattttgtaattttggaaAATACATACCTGGCTACCATCTAACTGCAGACCACGTAATCATTAACTTCaactgttccaattgctaatgacgtcatcagctttcctggtgttaatttcatttgatattggaaaaagaatgtaattaaccaatcacaatacagaacacactcatCATCGGTTTACAATTCAAAttcgttttaaaaaatacttcaCAGAAATTATCTGCTATGATGCCTTCAATAtcacaatttaaacaaaaatagccATATAATAACAGCccctaatacacatgtatattactgatataattttctttcttttttgcaaCCACCCTGCACTCAATTTGTAGAATTTCTTTTGAAATCCCAAGATTCCCTTTCCGATTCACTGTCGTCACTTAGATCTTCTTGTATGATTTGTTTATCAAttatatcttttatatccaaACCTACAGATCTACACAGAAAGTAATACCACTTGTTAACTAAATTTTCATTTGGATGAACCCCATCATAAAGATCTTTGTATGTAAATTGTGtaactttctttgttttttggttCCCTTTACTTTCTGTTGTACACTTTATGAGATCTCTGTCCCATCTGACCGTTCTTTGATTTGACGAAAGGCATATGTCGCTTAATTCATAATTTATGGTACGGATATCAGATTCTAAAATCTTCTGCTGATGTTGCAAAAGTGCAAAATTGACCGAACTGGGAATAAGTTTTCCTCTAGTAACATTAAATTCAGCAAATTTTATCAATGAAACTGGTGGTatacaaactatttttgttagacatgacattttttaaaatgtttctatgAAATCATGAAATTGTTCAAGCAATGCACTGACTGTATTATCATTATTCCTATATTCAATATGTATTCCATCCGAGTTGACAATTTGTTCAGTAAGGTTACAAATGCCTGCAGCAAGAATTATGAAAACAGAAGGAAAAGATTCCTTGCGGTTGATATATTTCACTTTTTCGTGAATTGCTTTTCCTATGACATCCACTCTTCCTCCTGGTACTGTTATGACGTGAGTGTCATATGAAAAGTCAAAGTCTATGTCAGTTTTTGATAGATATGATTCAAGACGATTACCTCTCGAGTCGGTGCCAAAAATAATGTGTCTCATtttcaaatgtaatttattgTAAGTCACTTTCAGAATTACACTTGCAGTAAAAATGGaatgtaacaaattaattttaagttagTAATGTCTTGCTTCAAGATGTACATATAGCTTACATGATTAGTAAATGATTAATATGTTTTCAGTAATCATTCACCACAATACTTGTAATTAACTGGTTGCTTATTGCATTTTTAAGTTATATAGACTTCataaatgtaaaacatacaTCCATGTAAAATTGTCTTTTCACTCAAACTTTTAATACAATATAGTCCATATAGCTGTAGTCCAGTCAGACTTAGAAGAAAGACATCTggtagactggtttatgcagtTATTGGTAAAACAACCGGTCAGTTTGCTTACCTATAAAATAGTAGCTGTATGTTAGTGGAACATTCGCTGGCTCATTTCgggaattttttgtttaataccaTACAGCTGAGTACCACaagtacaataataatacaaattatgttCATTTATCACAGCTATTTGTAATATACAAATGGAATATGTGCTCAACTTCAGTTAATCATCAACAAGTTAGAAAAATCAAGTTCGCTAAGAAaaatggcaatttttaaaacttgtaCAGGTATACCAATCAAAGTGTTTCCTGTATTACTTACTTGATTAGTATTTTCAAACAGATGCAATgcaattacatattaatgttCAGTTGGCAACAATTTTATGTTGCTTAAAGTTTACATTGTTATGTTAACTCCAGTAATTATTTCATAGTTcaattcataaatatatttgtaaataacagTTTATGCATGAATGATTGAAATTGGTTAGGACATGTGATTAAGAATATCTATCTTCATTTGTAGAGGACACAGGAAAGGTACATCATATTCACTGTAGTGACTCCACACATCATCTAAACCAGGACAGCAACGGTGAAACCACGACAGGCAAACATCACAACATATCCAGTCATCACTTTGTACATACGGAAGATCACAAGaagtacatgtatcaaggctatTTGACTATTTGCTGATTTTCCTTTGTTGTTATGTTAGTGAAACATTTGTTGGCTGACTTTGGGACTGGTTCTGTATTACACTACAGCTGAGTACCACAGCTACaataattatagttattatGTTCATTTatcacaggtaatagtaatatacAAATGAAATATGTGCTAAACTTTTGTTAATCAACAACAGGTTAAAACAGTTAACTTTGCTTTGAGCAATATAAATGCAATTAAATGTTAATGTTCTGTTAGCAACAATTATATGTTGCTTAAAGTTTACATAGTTGTGTGAACTCCACTAATTATTGTACagttcatttaataaatataattgtaaataaaactttatgTTTGATTGGTTGAAATTTGTTAACACATGTGATTACAAATATCTATCTTCATTTATAGAGGACACACGAAAGGTACATCATGTTCACTATAGTGACTCCACACGTTATCATCATATAAACCAGCACAGCATCTGTGGAATCACGACAGGCATGaccttttatttatttgctgatTTTCCTTTGTTGTTATGTTATTGAAACATTCGCTGGCTGGCTGACATTCGGACTGGTTCTGTATTACACTACAGCTGAGTACCACAGCTACaataataatagatattatGTTCATTTATCACAAGTAAttgtaatatacaaataaaatatgtgctTAACTTTTGTTAATCAGCAACAGGTTAAAACAGTCAActtggatttaaaaaataccACTGTTTGAAACTTGTACAGGTATACCAATCAAAGTGTTTCCTGTATTACTGATTTGATTAGTCTGTTTCACACAGATGCAATGCAGTTTACATGTCAATGATACATTTCTTAAAATTTTATGTGACTTAAAGTTTACATAGCTGTATGACCTTCTGTAATTATTGCATAGTTCATTTTATGAATATACTTGTAAATAACAGTTTATGATTGATTGAGTGAAATTGGTTAACAAGTATTATTGAAGTATCTTACTTCATGTGCAGAGAGGACACATGAAAGGTACATCATGTTCACTATAGTGACGCCACACGTCATCATCATCTAAACCAGCACAGCATCTGTGGAACCACGACAGGCAAACATCACAACATATCCAGTCATCACTTTCTACATATGGAAGATCAcaagaagtacatgtactaagGCTATTTGACTTTTTACTGACTTTCCTCTTTTTGCCTTTCGCTTTTGTTATGGATGATGTTGGTTTGGAAATTGTGTGTCTTGTCTTCAAATTGTCAGAATGTTGCCGAGATGTTGATGGCAGTGGTTCCTGATTTCCAACAAATACTGGATTAGATTGTGATGCACATGTGGTTAATACTTCGTACATTGGAATGAATGTATGATCTGAATTCAAAATTGCATCAGACAGTAACATTGCTATGTTTGATTTATTTGCCTTGCTTAAAAAGTGAACTCCATAAGCTTTAGCCAGCAGTTGCAATTGTTGTTTATTGAAATtgcaatttgaaaaaaattgtcTGTTTTGTACTACCTCTGACTTCAACCTGTAATgactggcatttttttttttagatgtatCATCAATTATAAACTTGAAGTCCAATGTCTTGTTacacttaattttttttgccATAACTTTCTTTCTGAGCGTTTTGctcttttgaatttttttataggACAAAAAATCTCTTCGAAATTGGCTGATGACTACTTTCAGAAATGTTTGTACCACTTTATGTCTTAGTGACAGCACTGTTTCTGTGAATTTCAGTACTTCAGTGCAAATATCTGATGCAATTTCTTCAGCACTATTTGACTGACTGAAACTTGAAGTGTTCATAACTTTATCACAATTGAACAATTTCAAC from Gigantopelta aegis isolate Gae_Host unplaced genomic scaffold, Gae_host_genome ctg10242_pilon_pilon, whole genome shotgun sequence includes:
- the LOC121390864 gene encoding uncharacterized protein LOC121390864 — protein: MSVGQVSNDLSCCLHIIFDKHDSLDSLQNYLFDETKQETISNLKGDLKLLDSMCVRQSVITEITNEPESLLETKRKKHIREGLTNITDPMFQFFLLLETKCRDFLTPTNLSECREYLFASLFNNVMTNKELLSYWLKLFNCDKVMNTSSFSQSNSAEEIASDICTEVLKFTETVLSLRHKVVQTFLKVVISQFRRDFLSYKKIQKSKTLRKKVMAKKIKCNKTLDFKFIIDDTSKKKNASHYRLKSEVVQNRQFFSNCNFNKQQLQLLAKAYGVHFLSKANKSNIAMLLSDAILNSDHTFIPMYEVLTTCASQSNPVFVGNQEPLPSTSRQHSDNLKTRHTISKPTSSITKAKGKKRKVSKKSNSLSTCTSCDLPYVESDDWICCDVCLSWFHRCCAGLDDDDVWRHYSEHDVPFMCPLCT